One segment of Dolichospermum sp. DET69 DNA contains the following:
- a CDS encoding Uma2 family endonuclease has protein sequence MVQALPQIKLVTFEEFIEWYPNTGIRYELHDGVIVEMTPPGGDHEEIVGFLVGEIVTQYKQLKFPYFIPKTALIKPPNSKSAYSPDILLLNRSNLVNEPLWKKQSTISESASVPIVVEIVSTNWRDDYYKKLADYEQMGIVEYWIVDYAALGGRTFIGNPKQPTISIYHLIDEEYQVSQFRDDDLIISPTFPHLHLTANQIFKAGV, from the coding sequence ATGGTTCAAGCCTTACCTCAAATCAAATTAGTCACCTTTGAAGAGTTTATAGAGTGGTATCCAAATACAGGTATCCGCTATGAACTACATGATGGAGTAATTGTAGAAATGACACCACCCGGAGGAGATCATGAAGAAATTGTCGGGTTTTTGGTTGGAGAAATAGTTACACAATACAAACAGCTAAAATTTCCCTATTTTATTCCCAAAACTGCTTTAATTAAACCACCAAACAGCAAATCAGCGTACTCACCAGATATACTGCTGTTAAATCGGTCTAATCTGGTGAATGAACCTTTATGGAAAAAACAGTCTACCATTAGTGAATCTGCTTCTGTCCCTATTGTGGTGGAGATTGTCAGCACAAATTGGCGTGATGATTACTACAAGAAATTAGCTGACTACGAACAAATGGGTATTGTTGAATATTGGATTGTTGATTATGCTGCTTTAGGTGGTAGAACATTTATTGGTAATCCTAAACAGCCTACTATTTCTATTTATCATCTGATAGATGAGGAATATCAGGTTAGTCAGTTTAGAGATGATGATTTGATAATATCACCAACTTTCCCACATTTACATTTAACTGCTAATCAAATTTTTAAAGCCGGTGTTTAA
- a CDS encoding ABC transporter permease encodes MTITKKQLPSFLKFTKNPTLSQRLMAIGIGMTLFFIFLAFFAPVFQSWGWLQNPKEFLSNPIHEPPSAKHWFGTSRLGYDVFSRSVFGVQAALQVVTLATSLSMIIGVPLGMVSGYLGGKLDKALLFLMDSIYTLPGLLLSVTLAFVVGRGILNAAIAISIAYIPQYYRVVRNHTVSVKTEVYIEAAQAMGASTWVVLSRYLFFNVIQSVPVLFTLNAADAILVLGGLGFLGLGLPEEVPEWGYDLKQALEALPTGIWWTTLFPGLAMTTLVVGLSLLGEGLNEFVNPRLRRENRQ; translated from the coding sequence ATGACAATTACAAAAAAGCAATTACCAAGTTTCCTTAAATTTACGAAAAATCCCACACTATCCCAGCGATTGATGGCAATTGGGATCGGTATGACCCTATTTTTCATCTTCTTAGCCTTTTTTGCACCTGTATTCCAAAGTTGGGGGTGGTTGCAAAACCCGAAAGAATTTCTTTCTAACCCTATTCATGAACCACCTTCGGCTAAACATTGGTTTGGAACAAGTCGTTTAGGTTATGATGTCTTTTCTCGGAGTGTGTTTGGGGTACAAGCCGCGCTGCAAGTGGTGACTTTAGCAACATCCTTGAGTATGATCATTGGTGTGCCTTTGGGAATGGTCAGCGGTTATTTGGGGGGGAAATTAGATAAAGCCCTGTTATTTCTCATGGATAGTATTTATACTTTACCAGGATTGCTACTGTCAGTGACCTTGGCTTTCGTGGTGGGCAGAGGAATCTTAAATGCAGCGATCGCCATTAGTATAGCCTATATTCCCCAATATTATCGCGTAGTCCGTAACCACACCGTCAGCGTCAAAACCGAAGTATACATCGAAGCTGCCCAAGCAATGGGGGCTTCTACCTGGGTTGTTTTATCCAGATATCTATTTTTCAACGTCATTCAAAGCGTCCCCGTTCTCTTTACCCTCAACGCCGCAGATGCCATATTAGTTTTAGGCGGTTTAGGATTTTTAGGGTTAGGATTACCCGAAGAAGTACCAGAATGGGGATATGATTTAAAACAAGCTCTAGAAGCACTACCTACAGGCATTTGGTGGACTACCTTATTTCCTGGTTTAGCAATGACAACCTTGGTAGTAGGGTTATCACTACTTGGTGAGGGGTTAAATGAATTTGTCAATCCTCGGCTGAGAAGAGAAAATAGGCAATAG
- a CDS encoding prepilin-type N-terminal cleavage/methylation domain-containing protein, with translation MKSELYTTLVQHILSKNKDNKGFTLIELLIVFILIGILSAIALPSFLNQSAKARQSEAKMYIGAVNRAQQAYRMENTLFTNSLDTLQIGIPASTNNYIYILTIDANTAIITATPNDTNALKGFNGGVTVLLAGQTLAVACQTAGTEANNPVTPPSLTSTSAACTGTMRNMD, from the coding sequence ATGAAAAGTGAACTGTACACCACATTAGTTCAACACATTCTGAGTAAAAATAAAGATAATAAAGGGTTTACCCTTATTGAACTGTTAATTGTATTTATTCTCATCGGTATTCTATCTGCTATTGCTTTACCATCTTTTCTTAACCAATCCGCAAAAGCGAGACAATCAGAAGCAAAGATGTACATTGGTGCAGTTAATAGAGCGCAGCAAGCCTACAGAATGGAAAATACATTATTTACTAATAGTCTTGATACTCTACAAATAGGTATTCCAGCATCAACTAATAACTATATTTATATTCTGACAATAGATGCTAATACAGCCATTATTACAGCAACACCTAATGATACTAATGCTCTTAAAGGCTTTAATGGAGGTGTTACTGTTCTTTTAGCAGGACAAACCTTGGCAGTTGCTTGTCAAACAGCCGGGACAGAAGCTAATAATCCTGTTACTCCCCCTAGTCTAACTTCCACTAGTGCAGCTTGTACAGGAACGATGAGAAATATGGACTAG